A window of the Eretmochelys imbricata isolate rEreImb1 chromosome 7, rEreImb1.hap1, whole genome shotgun sequence genome harbors these coding sequences:
- the SF1 gene encoding splicing factor 1 isoform X1 has protein sequence MAATGANATPLGKLHPPPPPGKPGYPMPPPGPPGLVLPGPPPPPPPGPGQAQAALLGPMAAAAYPFAALPPPPPPPPPPPPPPQPQPPPQQPQPPPPPPPPPPPQQQQPPPQAGGPQPPPQYGQYRYPSPPPPPQGHEQQQQPPPPQQQQQDESGPGGGSNHDFPNKKRKRSRWNQDTMEQKTVIPGMPTVIPPGLTREQERAYIVQLQIEDLTRKLRTGDLGIPPNPEDRSPSPEPIYNSEGKRLNTREFRTRKKLEEERHNLITEMVALNPDFKPPADYKPPATRVSDKVMIPQDEYPEINFVGLLIGPRGNTLKNIEKECNAKIMIRGKGSVKEGKVGRKDGQMLPGEDEPLHALVTANTMENVKKAVEQIRNILKQGIETPEDQNDLRKMQLRELARLNGTLREDDNRILRPWQSAETRSITNTTVCTKCGGAGHIASDCKFSRPGDPQSAQDKARMDKEYLSLMAELGEAPVPASVGSSSGPTNTPLSSGPRPSGPGNNPPPPNRPPWMNSGPSDNRPYHGMHGGPGGPGGPHNFHHPMPNMGGHGGHPMQHNPNGPPPWMQPHHPPMNQGPHPPGHPGPHHMDQYLGNTPVGSGVYRLHQGKGMMPPPMGMMAPPPPPPSGQPPPPPSGPLPPWQQQQQQPPPPPPSSSMASSTPLPWQQNTTTTTTTSAGTGSIPPWQQQGAAVAASTGAPQMQGNPSMVPLPPGVQPPLPPGAPPPPPPPPPGSAGMMYAPPPPPPPMDPSNFVTMMGMGVPALPPFGMPPAPPPPPPQN, from the exons ATGGCGGCGACTGGAGCCAACGCCACGCCGCTAGGGAAGCTCCATCCACCCCCACCGCCGGGGAAACCGGGCTACCCGATGCCTCCGCCGGGTCCCCCAGGGCTGGTCCTTCCAGgccctccccctccaccacccccaggcCCGGGCCAGGCCCAAGCCGCTCTGCTAGGCCCCATGGCGGCTGCTGCCTACCCCTTCGCCgcgctgccgccgccgccccctcctcctccaccgccccccccgccaccccagcctcagcccccgccgcagcagccgcagcccccgccgcccccaccccctcctcctcccccgcagcagCAACAGCCGCCACCTCAGGCTGGGGGGCCTCAGCCCCCCCCTCAGTACGGACAATACCGGTACCCGTCGCCGCCGCCGCCCCCACAGGGCcacgagcagcagcagcagccgccaccgccgcagcaacagcagcaggatgAGAGCGGCCCGGGAGGGGGCAGTAATCACG ATTTCCCTAATAAGAAGCGGAAGAGAAGCAGATGGAACCAAGACACCATGGAACAGAAGACTGTCATCCCGGGAATGCCCACTGTTATCCCTCCTGGACTCACTCGTGAGCAAGAGAGAGCTTATATAG TGCAACTGCAGATTGAAGACCTGACTCGTAAACTGCGCACAGGAGACCTGGGCATCCCCCCTAACCCAGAGGACAG gtccccttcccctgagcccatTTACAATAGCGAGGGGAAGCGCCTGAATACCCGTGAGTTCCGTACCCGCAagaagctggaggaggagaggcatAACCTCATCACAGAGATGGTGGCCCTCAACCCGGACTTCAAGCCACCAGCTGATTACAA ACCTCCAGCGACCCGAGTGAGTGATAAGGTGATGATCCCACAGGATGAATATCCTGAGATTAACTTTGTGGGGCTTCTGATTGGACCCAG AGGTAATACACTGAAGAATATTGAGAAGGAATGCAATGCCAAGATCATGATCCGGGGCAAGGGGTCGGTGAAGGAAGGGAAGGTGGGCCGAAAAGATGGCCAGATGCTGCCTGGAGAAGATGAGCCTCTTCACGCTCTGGTCACTGCCAACACAATGGAGAATGTGAAGAAGGCTGTGGAACAG ATCCGGAATATTCTGAAGCAAGGCATTGAAACACCAGAGGACCAGAACGACTTGCGGAAGATGCAGCTGCGTGAGCTGGCCCGGCTTAATGGGACTCTGCGGGAAGATGACAACAG AATCCTGCGGCCTTGGCAAAGCGCGGAGACCCGCAGCATCACCAACACCACTGTGTGTACCAAATGCGGAGGAGCTGGACACATTGCCTCTGACTGCAAGTTCTCTAG ACCTGGTGATCCTCAGTCTGCTCAGGACAAAGCCCGCATGGACAAAGAATACCTGTCCCTGATGGCAGAGTTGGGAGAAGCGCCAGTCCCGGCATCTGTGGGATCTTCCTCTGGCCCCACCAATACACCTCTGTCAAGCGGGCCCAGACCCTCGGGACCAGGAAACAACCCGCCGCCTCCT AACCGTCCTCCATGGATGAACTCTGGCCCCTCTGATAACCGGCCCTACCATGGCATGCATGGAGGACCTGGGGGTCCAGGTGGGCCTCACAACTTCCACCACCCCATGCCCAACATGGGTGGGCATGGTGGCCATCCAATGCAGCACAATCCCAATGGCCCACCACCCTGGATGCAGCCACATCATCCACCCATGAACCAGGGGCCACATCCTCCAGGTCACCCAGGCCCCCACCACATGG ATCAGTACCTGGGAAATACgcctgtgggctctggggtctaTCGCCTACATCAAGGAAAAG GTATGATGCCGCCGCCGATGGGTATGATGGCCCCGCCGCCCCCTCCGCCCAGTGGTCAgcctcccccgcctccctctggtCCTCTCCCcccatggcagcagcagcagcagcagcctccgcCGCCACCTCCCAGCAGCAGTATGGCGTCCAGTACTCCCTTGCCATGGCAGCAAA ATACGacgaccaccaccaccacgagcGCTGGCACCGGGTCCATCCCGCCatggcagcagcagggggctgcggtGGCGGCTTCTACGGGGGCCCCGCAGATGCAAGGCAACCCCTCCATGGTCCCTTTGCCTCCAGGGGTCCAGCCTCCGCTGCCGCCCggggccccgccgccgccgccgccgccaccgcCTGGCTCCGCGGGCATGATGtacgccccgccccctcccccgccccccatggacCCTTCTAATTTCGTCACCATGATGGGGATGGGGGTGCCGGCCTTGCCACCATTCGGCATGCCCCCCGCGCCTCCGCCACCCCCACCACAGAACTga
- the SF1 gene encoding splicing factor 1 isoform X4, producing the protein MVALNPDFKPPADYKPPATRVSDKVMIPQDEYPEINFVGLLIGPRGNTLKNIEKECNAKIMIRGKGSVKEGKVGRKDGQMLPGEDEPLHALVTANTMENVKKAVEQIRNILKQGIETPEDQNDLRKMQLRELARLNGTLREDDNRILRPWQSAETRSITNTTVCTKCGGAGHIASDCKFSRPGDPQSAQDKARMDKEYLSLMAELGEAPVPASVGSSSGPTNTPLSSGPRPSGPGNNPPPPNRPPWMNSGPSDNRPYHGMHGGPGGPGGPHNFHHPMPNMGGHGGHPMQHNPNGPPPWMQPHHPPMNQGPHPPGHPGPHHMDQYLGNTPVGSGVYRLHQGKGMMPPPMGMMAPPPPPPSGQPPPPPSGPLPPWQQQQQQPPPPPPSSSMASSTPLPWQQNTTTTTTTSAGTGSIPPWQQQGAAVAASTGAPQMQGNPSMVPLPPGVQPPLPPGAPPPPPPPPPGSAGMMYAPPPPPPPMDPSNFVTMMGMGVPALPPFGMPPAPPPPPPQN; encoded by the exons ATGGTGGCCCTCAACCCGGACTTCAAGCCACCAGCTGATTACAA ACCTCCAGCGACCCGAGTGAGTGATAAGGTGATGATCCCACAGGATGAATATCCTGAGATTAACTTTGTGGGGCTTCTGATTGGACCCAG AGGTAATACACTGAAGAATATTGAGAAGGAATGCAATGCCAAGATCATGATCCGGGGCAAGGGGTCGGTGAAGGAAGGGAAGGTGGGCCGAAAAGATGGCCAGATGCTGCCTGGAGAAGATGAGCCTCTTCACGCTCTGGTCACTGCCAACACAATGGAGAATGTGAAGAAGGCTGTGGAACAG ATCCGGAATATTCTGAAGCAAGGCATTGAAACACCAGAGGACCAGAACGACTTGCGGAAGATGCAGCTGCGTGAGCTGGCCCGGCTTAATGGGACTCTGCGGGAAGATGACAACAG AATCCTGCGGCCTTGGCAAAGCGCGGAGACCCGCAGCATCACCAACACCACTGTGTGTACCAAATGCGGAGGAGCTGGACACATTGCCTCTGACTGCAAGTTCTCTAG ACCTGGTGATCCTCAGTCTGCTCAGGACAAAGCCCGCATGGACAAAGAATACCTGTCCCTGATGGCAGAGTTGGGAGAAGCGCCAGTCCCGGCATCTGTGGGATCTTCCTCTGGCCCCACCAATACACCTCTGTCAAGCGGGCCCAGACCCTCGGGACCAGGAAACAACCCGCCGCCTCCT AACCGTCCTCCATGGATGAACTCTGGCCCCTCTGATAACCGGCCCTACCATGGCATGCATGGAGGACCTGGGGGTCCAGGTGGGCCTCACAACTTCCACCACCCCATGCCCAACATGGGTGGGCATGGTGGCCATCCAATGCAGCACAATCCCAATGGCCCACCACCCTGGATGCAGCCACATCATCCACCCATGAACCAGGGGCCACATCCTCCAGGTCACCCAGGCCCCCACCACATGG ATCAGTACCTGGGAAATACgcctgtgggctctggggtctaTCGCCTACATCAAGGAAAAG GTATGATGCCGCCGCCGATGGGTATGATGGCCCCGCCGCCCCCTCCGCCCAGTGGTCAgcctcccccgcctccctctggtCCTCTCCCcccatggcagcagcagcagcagcagcctccgcCGCCACCTCCCAGCAGCAGTATGGCGTCCAGTACTCCCTTGCCATGGCAGCAAA ATACGacgaccaccaccaccacgagcGCTGGCACCGGGTCCATCCCGCCatggcagcagcagggggctgcggtGGCGGCTTCTACGGGGGCCCCGCAGATGCAAGGCAACCCCTCCATGGTCCCTTTGCCTCCAGGGGTCCAGCCTCCGCTGCCGCCCggggccccgccgccgccgccgccgccaccgcCTGGCTCCGCGGGCATGATGtacgccccgccccctcccccgccccccatggacCCTTCTAATTTCGTCACCATGATGGGGATGGGGGTGCCGGCCTTGCCACCATTCGGCATGCCCCCCGCGCCTCCGCCACCCCCACCACAGAACTga
- the SF1 gene encoding splicing factor 1 isoform X2 — protein sequence MEQKTVIPGMPTVIPPGLTREQERAYIVQLQIEDLTRKLRTGDLGIPPNPEDRSPSPEPIYNSEGKRLNTREFRTRKKLEEERHNLITEMVALNPDFKPPADYKPPATRVSDKVMIPQDEYPEINFVGLLIGPRGNTLKNIEKECNAKIMIRGKGSVKEGKVGRKDGQMLPGEDEPLHALVTANTMENVKKAVEQIRNILKQGIETPEDQNDLRKMQLRELARLNGTLREDDNRILRPWQSAETRSITNTTVCTKCGGAGHIASDCKFSRPGDPQSAQDKARMDKEYLSLMAELGEAPVPASVGSSSGPTNTPLSSGPRPSGPGNNPPPPNRPPWMNSGPSDNRPYHGMHGGPGGPGGPHNFHHPMPNMGGHGGHPMQHNPNGPPPWMQPHHPPMNQGPHPPGHPGPHHMDQYLGNTPVGSGVYRLHQGKGMMPPPMGMMAPPPPPPSGQPPPPPSGPLPPWQQQQQQPPPPPPSSSMASSTPLPWQQSEYDDHHHHERWHRVHPAMAAAGGCGGGFYGGPADARQPLHGPFASRGPASAAARGPAAAAAATAWLRGHDVRPAPSPAPHGPF from the exons ATGGAACAGAAGACTGTCATCCCGGGAATGCCCACTGTTATCCCTCCTGGACTCACTCGTGAGCAAGAGAGAGCTTATATAG TGCAACTGCAGATTGAAGACCTGACTCGTAAACTGCGCACAGGAGACCTGGGCATCCCCCCTAACCCAGAGGACAG gtccccttcccctgagcccatTTACAATAGCGAGGGGAAGCGCCTGAATACCCGTGAGTTCCGTACCCGCAagaagctggaggaggagaggcatAACCTCATCACAGAGATGGTGGCCCTCAACCCGGACTTCAAGCCACCAGCTGATTACAA ACCTCCAGCGACCCGAGTGAGTGATAAGGTGATGATCCCACAGGATGAATATCCTGAGATTAACTTTGTGGGGCTTCTGATTGGACCCAG AGGTAATACACTGAAGAATATTGAGAAGGAATGCAATGCCAAGATCATGATCCGGGGCAAGGGGTCGGTGAAGGAAGGGAAGGTGGGCCGAAAAGATGGCCAGATGCTGCCTGGAGAAGATGAGCCTCTTCACGCTCTGGTCACTGCCAACACAATGGAGAATGTGAAGAAGGCTGTGGAACAG ATCCGGAATATTCTGAAGCAAGGCATTGAAACACCAGAGGACCAGAACGACTTGCGGAAGATGCAGCTGCGTGAGCTGGCCCGGCTTAATGGGACTCTGCGGGAAGATGACAACAG AATCCTGCGGCCTTGGCAAAGCGCGGAGACCCGCAGCATCACCAACACCACTGTGTGTACCAAATGCGGAGGAGCTGGACACATTGCCTCTGACTGCAAGTTCTCTAG ACCTGGTGATCCTCAGTCTGCTCAGGACAAAGCCCGCATGGACAAAGAATACCTGTCCCTGATGGCAGAGTTGGGAGAAGCGCCAGTCCCGGCATCTGTGGGATCTTCCTCTGGCCCCACCAATACACCTCTGTCAAGCGGGCCCAGACCCTCGGGACCAGGAAACAACCCGCCGCCTCCT AACCGTCCTCCATGGATGAACTCTGGCCCCTCTGATAACCGGCCCTACCATGGCATGCATGGAGGACCTGGGGGTCCAGGTGGGCCTCACAACTTCCACCACCCCATGCCCAACATGGGTGGGCATGGTGGCCATCCAATGCAGCACAATCCCAATGGCCCACCACCCTGGATGCAGCCACATCATCCACCCATGAACCAGGGGCCACATCCTCCAGGTCACCCAGGCCCCCACCACATGG ATCAGTACCTGGGAAATACgcctgtgggctctggggtctaTCGCCTACATCAAGGAAAAG GTATGATGCCGCCGCCGATGGGTATGATGGCCCCGCCGCCCCCTCCGCCCAGTGGTCAgcctcccccgcctccctctggtCCTCTCCCcccatggcagcagcagcagcagcagcctccgcCGCCACCTCCCAGCAGCAGTATGGCGTCCAGTACTCCCTTGCCATGGCAGCAAAGTGA ATACGacgaccaccaccaccacgagcGCTGGCACCGGGTCCATCCCGCCatggcagcagcagggggctgcggtGGCGGCTTCTACGGGGGCCCCGCAGATGCAAGGCAACCCCTCCATGGTCCCTTTGCCTCCAGGGGTCCAGCCTCCGCTGCCGCCCggggccccgccgccgccgccgccgccaccgcCTGGCTCCGCGGGCATGATGtacgccccgccccctcccccgccccccatggacCCTTCTAA
- the SF1 gene encoding splicing factor 1 isoform X3, which yields MEQKTVIPGMPTVIPPGLTREQERAYIVQLQIEDLTRKLRTGDLGIPPNPEDRSPSPEPIYNSEGKRLNTREFRTRKKLEEERHNLITEMVALNPDFKPPADYKPPATRVSDKVMIPQDEYPEINFVGLLIGPRGNTLKNIEKECNAKIMIRGKGSVKEGKVGRKDGQMLPGEDEPLHALVTANTMENVKKAVEQIRNILKQGIETPEDQNDLRKMQLRELARLNGTLREDDNRILRPWQSAETRSITNTTVCTKCGGAGHIASDCKFSRPGDPQSAQDKARMDKEYLSLMAELGEAPVPASVGSSSGPTNTPLSSGPRPSGPGNNPPPPNRPPWMNSGPSDNRPYHGMHGGPGGPGGPHNFHHPMPNMGGHGGHPMQHNPNGPPPWMQPHHPPMNQGPHPPGHPGPHHMVPGKYACGLWGLSPTSRKRYDAAADGYDGPAAPSAQWSASPASLWSSPPMAAAAAAASAATSQQQYGVQYSLAMAAKYDDHHHHERWHRVHPAMAAAGGCGGGFYGGPADARQPLHGPFASRGPASAAARGPAAAAAATAWLRGHDVRPAPSPAPHGPF from the exons ATGGAACAGAAGACTGTCATCCCGGGAATGCCCACTGTTATCCCTCCTGGACTCACTCGTGAGCAAGAGAGAGCTTATATAG TGCAACTGCAGATTGAAGACCTGACTCGTAAACTGCGCACAGGAGACCTGGGCATCCCCCCTAACCCAGAGGACAG gtccccttcccctgagcccatTTACAATAGCGAGGGGAAGCGCCTGAATACCCGTGAGTTCCGTACCCGCAagaagctggaggaggagaggcatAACCTCATCACAGAGATGGTGGCCCTCAACCCGGACTTCAAGCCACCAGCTGATTACAA ACCTCCAGCGACCCGAGTGAGTGATAAGGTGATGATCCCACAGGATGAATATCCTGAGATTAACTTTGTGGGGCTTCTGATTGGACCCAG AGGTAATACACTGAAGAATATTGAGAAGGAATGCAATGCCAAGATCATGATCCGGGGCAAGGGGTCGGTGAAGGAAGGGAAGGTGGGCCGAAAAGATGGCCAGATGCTGCCTGGAGAAGATGAGCCTCTTCACGCTCTGGTCACTGCCAACACAATGGAGAATGTGAAGAAGGCTGTGGAACAG ATCCGGAATATTCTGAAGCAAGGCATTGAAACACCAGAGGACCAGAACGACTTGCGGAAGATGCAGCTGCGTGAGCTGGCCCGGCTTAATGGGACTCTGCGGGAAGATGACAACAG AATCCTGCGGCCTTGGCAAAGCGCGGAGACCCGCAGCATCACCAACACCACTGTGTGTACCAAATGCGGAGGAGCTGGACACATTGCCTCTGACTGCAAGTTCTCTAG ACCTGGTGATCCTCAGTCTGCTCAGGACAAAGCCCGCATGGACAAAGAATACCTGTCCCTGATGGCAGAGTTGGGAGAAGCGCCAGTCCCGGCATCTGTGGGATCTTCCTCTGGCCCCACCAATACACCTCTGTCAAGCGGGCCCAGACCCTCGGGACCAGGAAACAACCCGCCGCCTCCT AACCGTCCTCCATGGATGAACTCTGGCCCCTCTGATAACCGGCCCTACCATGGCATGCATGGAGGACCTGGGGGTCCAGGTGGGCCTCACAACTTCCACCACCCCATGCCCAACATGGGTGGGCATGGTGGCCATCCAATGCAGCACAATCCCAATGGCCCACCACCCTGGATGCAGCCACATCATCCACCCATGAACCAGGGGCCACATCCTCCAGGTCACCCAGGCCCCCACCACATGG TACCTGGGAAATACgcctgtgggctctggggtctaTCGCCTACATCAAGGAAAAG GTATGATGCCGCCGCCGATGGGTATGATGGCCCCGCCGCCCCCTCCGCCCAGTGGTCAgcctcccccgcctccctctggtCCTCTCCCcccatggcagcagcagcagcagcagcctccgcCGCCACCTCCCAGCAGCAGTATGGCGTCCAGTACTCCCTTGCCATGGCAGCAAA ATACGacgaccaccaccaccacgagcGCTGGCACCGGGTCCATCCCGCCatggcagcagcagggggctgcggtGGCGGCTTCTACGGGGGCCCCGCAGATGCAAGGCAACCCCTCCATGGTCCCTTTGCCTCCAGGGGTCCAGCCTCCGCTGCCGCCCggggccccgccgccgccgccgccgccaccgcCTGGCTCCGCGGGCATGATGtacgccccgccccctcccccgccccccatggacCCTTCTAA